A portion of the Betta splendens chromosome 2, fBetSpl5.4, whole genome shotgun sequence genome contains these proteins:
- the fbxo3 gene encoding F-box only protein 3 isoform X1, protein MAAASTDLRMDHLPSDPLLYILSFLDFRDLIHCSYVSRRLNELSKHNPLWRRHCFKHWLLTDADRLQSSMSWYCLFKQYYKDLGSYIQYYAVLKKAWDQLKSFLQQRCPRMIASLKEGATEVELNDIETQICCKLPDDYRCSYRIHNGQKLVIPGLMGSMSLSNHYRSEVLLDVETAAGGFQQRKGMKRCLPLTFCFHTGLSQYMALQPAEGRRMFESFYPCPDQTAQDPSAIDMFITGSCFLEWFTTYVHNVVTGEYPIIRDQIFRYVHDKSCVATTGDITVSVSTSFLPELSSVHPPHFFFTYRIRIEMSSSASPEDACQLDSRYWKITTSDGNVEEVQGPGVVGEFPVMSPGRVHEYASCTTFSTPSEYMEGHYTFHRLAYKEDVFQVAIPRFHMVCPPFREPVVRTQKAPTTYSVRFDDHDDDTECYDGDGDDFGDLRGINMAALEGAWCPRHI, encoded by the exons ttGTAGTTATGTCAGCAGGAGGTTGAATGAACTCTCGAAGCACAACCCGCTGTGGAGACGCCACTGCTTCAAACACTGGCTGCTCACAGA tgctGACCGGCTGCAGAGCAGCATGTCCTGGTACTGTCTGTTCAAGCAGTACTACAAAGACCTGGGCTCCTACATCCAGTACTATGCAGTGCTGAAAAAGGCCTGGGATCAGCTGAAgagcttcctgcagcagaggtgTCCACGCATGATCGCATCACTCAAAG aGGGAGCCACAGAGGTGGAGCTCAACGACATAGAGACTCAGATTTGCTGCAAACTTCCAGATGACTATCGCTGCTCCTACCGCATCCACAACGGGCAGAAACTGGTGATCCCAGG GCTGATGGGGAGCATGTCTCTGTCCAACCACTACCGATCAGAGGTTCTCTTGGACGTAGAAACAGCCGCTGGAGGGTTCCAGCAGAGGAAGGGAATGAAACGCTGCCTCCCGCTCACGTTCTGCTTCCACACTGGACTCAGCCAGTACATGGCTCTGCAGCCGGCAGAGGGACGGAGGATGTTTGAGAGCTTCTACCCCTGCCCC GATCAAACGGCTCAAGATCCATCAGCCATTGACATGTTCATCACAG gtTCCTGTTTTTTAGAGTGGTTCACCACTTACGTCCACAACGTTGTCACAGGAGAATATCCAATCATCAGAGACCAAATCTTCAG ATATGTGCATGATAAAAGCTGTGTGGCGACCACTGGTGACATCACCGTCTCTGTCTCTACCTCCTTCCTGCCAGAGCTTTCCTCTGTGCACCCGCCACACTTCTTCTTCACCTACCGCATCAG aatAGAGATGTCGAGCAGTGCGTCGCCTGAAGATGCCTGCCAGCTTGACAGCCGCTACTGGAAGATCACCACCTCGGATGGCAACGTGGAGGAGGTTCAGGGGCCCGGAGTGGTTG GAGAGTTTCCTGTGATGAGTCCTGGCAGGGTCCACGAGTACGCCAGCTGCACCACCTTCTCCACGCCCTCAGAGTACATGGAGGGTCACTACACCTTCCACAGACTGG cCTACAAAGAGGATGTTTTCCAAGTGGCCATCCCTCGCTTCCACATGGTCTGCCCGCCCTTCAGAGAGCCGGTGGTTAGAACG CAAAAAGCTCCAACTACTTACAGCGTGCGCTTTGACGACCACGACGACGACACAGAGTGCTACGATGGAGACGGCGACGACTTTGGTGACCTGAGAGGAATCAACATGGCTGCCTTAGAGGGAGCGTGGTGCCCTCGACACATCTGA
- the fbxo3 gene encoding F-box only protein 3 isoform X2, protein MSWYCLFKQYYKDLGSYIQYYAVLKKAWDQLKSFLQQRCPRMIASLKEGATEVELNDIETQICCKLPDDYRCSYRIHNGQKLVIPGLMGSMSLSNHYRSEVLLDVETAAGGFQQRKGMKRCLPLTFCFHTGLSQYMALQPAEGRRMFESFYPCPDQTAQDPSAIDMFITGSCFLEWFTTYVHNVVTGEYPIIRDQIFRYVHDKSCVATTGDITVSVSTSFLPELSSVHPPHFFFTYRIRIEMSSSASPEDACQLDSRYWKITTSDGNVEEVQGPGVVGEFPVMSPGRVHEYASCTTFSTPSEYMEGHYTFHRLAYKEDVFQVAIPRFHMVCPPFREPVVRTQKAPTTYSVRFDDHDDDTECYDGDGDDFGDLRGINMAALEGAWCPRHI, encoded by the exons ATGTCCTGGTACTGTCTGTTCAAGCAGTACTACAAAGACCTGGGCTCCTACATCCAGTACTATGCAGTGCTGAAAAAGGCCTGGGATCAGCTGAAgagcttcctgcagcagaggtgTCCACGCATGATCGCATCACTCAAAG aGGGAGCCACAGAGGTGGAGCTCAACGACATAGAGACTCAGATTTGCTGCAAACTTCCAGATGACTATCGCTGCTCCTACCGCATCCACAACGGGCAGAAACTGGTGATCCCAGG GCTGATGGGGAGCATGTCTCTGTCCAACCACTACCGATCAGAGGTTCTCTTGGACGTAGAAACAGCCGCTGGAGGGTTCCAGCAGAGGAAGGGAATGAAACGCTGCCTCCCGCTCACGTTCTGCTTCCACACTGGACTCAGCCAGTACATGGCTCTGCAGCCGGCAGAGGGACGGAGGATGTTTGAGAGCTTCTACCCCTGCCCC GATCAAACGGCTCAAGATCCATCAGCCATTGACATGTTCATCACAG gtTCCTGTTTTTTAGAGTGGTTCACCACTTACGTCCACAACGTTGTCACAGGAGAATATCCAATCATCAGAGACCAAATCTTCAG ATATGTGCATGATAAAAGCTGTGTGGCGACCACTGGTGACATCACCGTCTCTGTCTCTACCTCCTTCCTGCCAGAGCTTTCCTCTGTGCACCCGCCACACTTCTTCTTCACCTACCGCATCAG aatAGAGATGTCGAGCAGTGCGTCGCCTGAAGATGCCTGCCAGCTTGACAGCCGCTACTGGAAGATCACCACCTCGGATGGCAACGTGGAGGAGGTTCAGGGGCCCGGAGTGGTTG GAGAGTTTCCTGTGATGAGTCCTGGCAGGGTCCACGAGTACGCCAGCTGCACCACCTTCTCCACGCCCTCAGAGTACATGGAGGGTCACTACACCTTCCACAGACTGG cCTACAAAGAGGATGTTTTCCAAGTGGCCATCCCTCGCTTCCACATGGTCTGCCCGCCCTTCAGAGAGCCGGTGGTTAGAACG CAAAAAGCTCCAACTACTTACAGCGTGCGCTTTGACGACCACGACGACGACACAGAGTGCTACGATGGAGACGGCGACGACTTTGGTGACCTGAGAGGAATCAACATGGCTGCCTTAGAGGGAGCGTGGTGCCCTCGACACATCTGA